One window of Prochlorococcus marinus XMU1405 genomic DNA carries:
- the psaM gene encoding photosystem I reaction center subunit XII encodes MEPTQTINLIALSLIVVMHAGVLALRLGISLGRN; translated from the coding sequence ATGGAGCCAACTCAAACAATAAATCTTATTGCATTAAGTCTCATAGTTGTTATGCATGCAGGAGTTTTAGCATTAAGACTAGGAATTAGTTTAGGTAGGAACTAA
- the csoS2 gene encoding carboxysome assembly protein CsoS2 produces MSKKTSREIALERRKAMSDSGKKAAAYSSTTKDRVRSSQDIQISGTQSSPNNHNISKPATKHIPKTQVNINSSTTLSSKELVIERRKAMSTHGKSAITSSDRTRTDVKKESPLTAVKPTISKNQEIQDSTSTESKSLKPNVKRRINQKRKPITNTSRDIVLARREAQSKHGKSATKQNTSAASLARRGDPDLSSREISQRVRELRSKTGATGKKGNGKCRPCGPNKNGAKQNIADASWKVGKSETDSGQIVTGTQANRSVKTTGNEASTCRTVTGTQYMGAEVTDQFCQDRPSYKQPLRSTVTSTTSGNKVTGNEVGRSDRVTGDEPGTCKNLTGTEYVSSNQSQKYCGDVPRNPSKVKHSTTTDGLKVSGSLPGRSTLVTGDESGSGHQLTGDQYLGSEPNPKGKAFEKVGSYNTLNGNNVTGTGVGRSDHMTGNEHGSCKNVTGDEYIGSQQYEKFCGSKPKPEARKVGLSLSSKSNLISGTMTGRSEIVTGDEPGSCKVLTGTPYAGLDQINENCSTEISEDMKSRATVNSGNNSNARLTGQQPGIGGVMTGAKKGACKNLTGTPYVGGDQLSQACDNPAHDAAYANPEKSAGNSWKEFSVKSPSRDKYSEKNTQGVTGNEYENGSKVTGPFDMAVDKVTGTEKFRFEPNKNITYKQKMEIEEVDRAAKTPEKRVASRITGEGQSVGNVTGDDWDRGDKVTGTEGASSRKRNPSRAGFMSAMPPMEVKRNEETEKPDFLITGSSGNTREGQLVTFSGGARG; encoded by the coding sequence ATGTCAAAAAAAACCAGTAGAGAGATTGCACTTGAAAGAAGAAAGGCGATGAGTGATAGCGGTAAAAAAGCTGCTGCTTATTCTTCAACTACCAAAGATAGAGTTCGATCTTCTCAAGATATACAGATTTCTGGGACTCAGTCTTCTCCTAATAATCATAATATTTCTAAACCAGCTACAAAACATATTCCAAAAACTCAGGTAAACATAAATTCTTCAACAACTTTATCTAGTAAAGAGTTAGTAATAGAGAGAAGAAAAGCAATGTCTACCCACGGGAAATCAGCTATAACTTCATCCGATAGAACCCGTACTGATGTTAAAAAAGAAAGTCCTTTAACCGCAGTTAAACCAACTATAAGTAAAAATCAAGAAATTCAGGATTCAACTAGTACAGAATCTAAGTCCTTAAAACCCAACGTTAAGAGAAGAATTAATCAGAAGAGAAAGCCTATTACTAATACAAGTAGAGATATTGTTTTGGCGAGAAGAGAAGCTCAATCTAAACATGGTAAATCTGCAACTAAACAAAATACTAGTGCCGCTTCATTAGCTAGAAGGGGAGACCCAGATTTAAGTAGTAGAGAAATTTCTCAGAGAGTGAGAGAGCTAAGAAGTAAAACTGGTGCCACAGGCAAAAAAGGTAATGGTAAATGTAGACCATGTGGTCCAAACAAAAATGGTGCCAAACAAAATATTGCAGATGCTAGCTGGAAAGTTGGTAAAAGTGAAACTGATTCAGGTCAAATAGTTACTGGAACTCAAGCTAATAGATCTGTAAAAACTACAGGTAATGAAGCAAGTACATGCAGAACTGTAACTGGTACCCAATATATGGGAGCAGAAGTTACTGATCAATTTTGTCAAGATAGACCAAGTTATAAACAGCCACTTAGATCTACTGTTACCTCTACAACATCAGGTAATAAAGTAACTGGAAATGAAGTTGGTAGATCTGATAGGGTCACAGGCGATGAGCCAGGAACGTGTAAAAACCTTACAGGTACTGAATATGTATCTTCTAATCAATCGCAGAAGTATTGTGGTGATGTCCCAAGAAATCCTTCCAAGGTTAAACACAGCACTACAACCGATGGATTAAAAGTATCTGGATCACTACCTGGTAGATCCACCCTAGTTACTGGAGATGAATCAGGTTCTGGACATCAATTAACTGGAGATCAATATCTTGGCTCTGAGCCAAATCCAAAAGGTAAAGCATTTGAAAAAGTAGGCAGTTACAACACTCTTAATGGGAATAATGTAACTGGTACAGGGGTTGGAAGATCAGACCATATGACAGGTAATGAACATGGGAGTTGTAAGAATGTAACTGGCGATGAGTACATAGGATCTCAACAATATGAGAAGTTTTGCGGTTCAAAACCAAAACCAGAAGCTAGAAAAGTAGGTTTAAGCCTTTCTTCAAAGTCAAATTTAATAAGCGGCACTATGACAGGAAGATCAGAAATAGTAACTGGAGATGAACCAGGTTCATGCAAAGTGTTAACAGGAACACCATACGCAGGCTTAGATCAGATTAATGAAAATTGTAGTACTGAGATTTCAGAAGATATGAAATCCCGAGCAACAGTTAATTCTGGAAATAATTCAAATGCCAGACTTACAGGACAGCAACCAGGAATTGGCGGAGTAATGACAGGTGCTAAGAAAGGTGCTTGTAAAAATCTAACAGGGACTCCCTATGTTGGTGGAGATCAGCTCTCACAAGCTTGTGATAATCCTGCACATGATGCGGCTTATGCGAATCCGGAAAAGTCGGCAGGTAACTCTTGGAAGGAATTCTCTGTTAAATCACCATCAAGAGATAAATATTCTGAAAAAAATACTCAAGGTGTTACGGGTAATGAATATGAAAATGGTTCAAAGGTAACAGGACCTTTTGATATGGCAGTTGACAAGGTCACTGGCACTGAAAAATTTAGATTTGAACCGAATAAAAATATTACTTATAAACAAAAAATGGAAATTGAAGAGGTAGACCGTGCTGCAAAGACACCAGAAAAAAGAGTCGCATCAAGGATTACTGGAGAAGGACAATCAGTAGGAAACGTAACTGGTGATGATTGGGATCGCGGTGATAAGGTAACAGGCACAGAGGGAGCTTCTTCTAGAAAGCGAAATCCATCAAGAGCAGGATTCATGAGCGCAATGCCCCCTATGGAAGTTAAAAGGAATGAGGAAACAGAAAAACCAGATTTCTTGATAACTGGATCTAGTGGAAATACTCGTGAAGGACAACTTGTTACCTTTTCAGGCGGTGCAAGAGGTTAA
- a CDS encoding ferredoxin:protochlorophyllide reductase (ATP-dependent) subunit B, which translates to MELTLWTYEGPPHVGAMRIASSMKDIHYVLHAPQGDTYADLLFTMIERRGQRPPVTYTTFQARDLGGDTAELVKKNIKEAVERFKPKTLLVGESCTAELIQDQPGALAKGMGFDMPIVNLELPAYSKKENWGASETFYQLTRTLLKEKVSSSEKINPLRWKALCRRPKVNILGPSLLGFRCRDDVIEIQRILSEQGIDTNVVAPLGASPDDIERLIDAEINICLYPEIAEASCEWLKRNFGMEYTNTIPIGIKNTIEFINEVHKKLDLPLTNKKELENKSKLPWYSKSVDSNYLTGKRVFIFGDGTHAIAAAKIAKEELGFEVVGLGTYSREMARQVRATAKELNVKALITNNYLEVEDAMKKAAPELVLGTQMERHSAKRLGIPCSVISTPMHVQDVPARYSPQMGWEGANVIFDDWVHPLMMGLEEHLIDMFKHDFEFVDGHQSHLGHTATNTKEFLNSDEKKENNPKEGIIWTESGRAELTKVPFFVRGKVKTNTEKYAILRGIPEISDETLYDAKAYFS; encoded by the coding sequence ATGGAATTAACTCTTTGGACGTACGAAGGACCACCTCATGTTGGTGCTATGAGAATTGCCTCGTCAATGAAAGACATTCATTATGTGCTTCATGCCCCCCAAGGAGATACATATGCGGATCTTCTCTTTACAATGATCGAGAGAAGGGGTCAAAGGCCTCCAGTAACTTATACAACTTTTCAAGCTAGAGACCTTGGAGGCGATACAGCAGAATTAGTGAAGAAAAATATTAAGGAAGCCGTTGAACGATTCAAACCCAAAACTCTTTTAGTCGGAGAAAGTTGTACAGCAGAACTTATCCAAGACCAACCTGGAGCACTTGCAAAAGGGATGGGGTTTGATATGCCGATTGTTAATCTTGAATTACCTGCTTACAGCAAGAAAGAAAATTGGGGGGCATCAGAAACTTTTTATCAATTAACAAGAACTCTTTTAAAAGAGAAAGTAAGTTCTTCAGAAAAAATAAATCCTCTAAGATGGAAGGCATTATGTCGTAGACCAAAAGTTAATATACTTGGCCCTTCATTACTAGGATTTAGATGCAGAGATGATGTAATCGAAATTCAACGCATACTTTCGGAGCAAGGAATAGATACAAACGTAGTTGCTCCATTAGGCGCTAGTCCAGACGATATTGAAAGACTAATTGATGCTGAAATAAATATTTGTCTTTATCCAGAAATTGCGGAAGCATCATGTGAATGGCTTAAACGGAACTTTGGAATGGAATATACAAACACTATTCCAATTGGAATAAAAAATACAATTGAATTTATAAATGAAGTTCATAAAAAATTAGATCTTCCTTTGACGAATAAAAAAGAATTAGAAAATAAATCAAAACTTCCTTGGTACTCAAAATCAGTTGATTCAAATTATCTAACTGGCAAAAGAGTTTTTATTTTTGGTGATGGAACACATGCAATTGCAGCAGCCAAAATTGCTAAGGAAGAATTGGGTTTTGAAGTAGTTGGTCTTGGGACATACAGCAGGGAAATGGCAAGACAAGTAAGAGCAACAGCGAAAGAACTAAATGTAAAAGCTTTAATTACTAATAACTATTTAGAAGTAGAAGATGCAATGAAAAAAGCCGCACCTGAATTAGTTTTAGGGACTCAAATGGAAAGGCACAGTGCCAAGAGACTTGGCATTCCATGTTCAGTAATAAGCACACCAATGCATGTTCAAGATGTTCCTGCAAGATATAGCCCACAAATGGGATGGGAAGGAGCAAATGTGATTTTTGATGATTGGGTACATCCCTTAATGATGGGATTAGAAGAGCATCTTATCGATATGTTTAAACATGACTTTGAGTTTGTCGACGGTCATCAAAGCCATTTAGGACATACAGCGACAAACACAAAGGAATTTTTAAATTCTGACGAAAAAAAGGAGAATAATCCTAAAGAGGGCATTATTTGGACTGAATCAGGTAGAGCTGAATTAACAAAAGTTCCGTTTTTTGTAAGAGGCAAAGTTAAAACAAATACCGAAAAATATGCAATCTTAAGAGGAATTCCAGAGATAAGCGATGAAACTCTTTACGATGCCAAAGCATATTTTAGTTAA
- a CDS encoding ferredoxin:protochlorophyllide reductase (ATP-dependent) subunit N, with the protein MSKVEFNKETGPREVFCGLTSIVWLHRRMPDAFFLVVGSRTCAHLIQSAAGVMIFAEPRFGTAILEEKDLAGLADAHEELDRVVNDLIARRPEIKTLFLVGSCPSEVIKLDLATVAEKLNKRFLGQVRFVNYSGSGIETTFTQGEDGALKALIPLMESSNEEKLLLVGTLANNVEDRFKKIFRNLGISNIESFPPRQSTELPKIGKNTKVLLTQPYLSDTVRDLKHRGCEIISAPFPLGIEGSTKWFLAAAKAFKISELKVHEIISPLINRAKLALDSHKEILKGKRLFLLPESQLEISLARFLHNECEMDLIEVGTPYLNKDLMKEEINLLPDNTKIVEGQHVEKQLDRVRESNPDLVVCGMGLANPLEAEGISTKWSIEMVFSPIHGIDQAADLAGLFSKPLKRNQILTSKTLVTH; encoded by the coding sequence ATGAGTAAAGTTGAATTTAATAAGGAAACTGGACCGAGGGAAGTTTTTTGCGGTTTAACTTCAATAGTTTGGCTCCATAGAAGAATGCCTGATGCATTTTTTCTGGTAGTAGGTTCAAGGACATGTGCTCATTTAATTCAAAGCGCTGCTGGAGTTATGATTTTTGCTGAGCCAAGATTTGGGACGGCTATTCTTGAAGAAAAAGATCTAGCTGGTCTTGCTGACGCTCATGAAGAATTAGATCGAGTGGTTAATGATCTTATTGCAAGAAGACCCGAAATAAAAACTCTTTTTCTAGTTGGATCTTGTCCAAGTGAAGTAATTAAACTAGATCTTGCAACTGTCGCAGAGAAATTAAATAAAAGATTTTTAGGTCAAGTAAGATTCGTGAATTACTCTGGAAGTGGGATAGAAACAACTTTTACCCAAGGAGAGGATGGCGCCTTAAAAGCTTTAATTCCATTAATGGAGTCATCAAATGAGGAAAAATTATTATTAGTTGGGACTCTCGCAAATAATGTAGAAGATAGGTTTAAAAAGATTTTTAGAAATTTAGGAATTTCAAATATTGAGAGCTTTCCACCACGGCAATCAACAGAATTACCAAAGATTGGCAAAAATACAAAAGTATTATTAACTCAGCCTTATTTAAGTGATACGGTTCGAGACCTTAAACATCGCGGTTGTGAAATAATTTCAGCTCCATTTCCTCTAGGTATCGAAGGCAGTACAAAATGGTTTTTAGCCGCTGCCAAAGCCTTCAAAATTAGTGAACTTAAAGTTCATGAAATTATTTCGCCTTTAATCAATAGAGCAAAACTTGCTCTTGATTCACACAAAGAAATACTTAAGGGGAAAAGATTATTTCTTCTTCCTGAATCGCAACTGGAGATATCTTTGGCAAGATTTTTGCATAATGAATGCGAAATGGATCTTATAGAGGTAGGCACTCCTTACCTAAATAAAGATTTAATGAAAGAGGAGATTAATTTATTACCTGATAATACAAAAATTGTCGAAGGGCAACATGTAGAAAAACAATTAGATCGAGTGAGAGAATCTAATCCAGACTTAGTAGTTTGTGGAATGGGTTTAGCTAACCCTCTTGAGGCGGAGGGGATTAGTACTAAGTGGTCAATAGAAATGGTATTCAGTCCAATTCATGGAATTGATCAAGCCGCAGATTTGGCTGGTCTCTTCTCCAAGCCTTTAAAAAGAAATCAAATACTAACTTCAAAAACTTTAGTAACTCATTAA
- the bchL gene encoding ferredoxin:protochlorophyllide reductase (ATP-dependent) iron-sulfur ATP-binding protein, translated as MTSTINKPLDGEGSVQVKQDPKINIEEGALVIAVYGKGGIGKSTTSSNLSAAFSKLGKKVLQIGCDPKHDSTFTLTHKMVPTVIDILEEVDFHSEELRPNDFMFEGFNGVMCVESGGPPAGTGCGGYVTGQTVKLLKEHHLLEDTDVVIFDVLGDVVCGGFAAPLQHANYCLIVTANDFDSIFAMNRIVSAIKAKAKNYKVRLGGVVANRSKDTDQIDKFNERTGLKTMAHFKDVDAIRRSRLKKCTIFEMEPTEDVIEVQNEYLSLAKNMLENVEPLEGNPLKDREIFDLLGFD; from the coding sequence ATGACAAGTACTATAAACAAGCCTCTTGATGGGGAAGGGAGTGTTCAAGTAAAGCAAGATCCTAAAATAAATATCGAAGAAGGAGCTTTAGTTATTGCCGTATACGGAAAGGGCGGCATCGGGAAATCAACTACATCATCAAACCTATCTGCGGCATTCTCAAAATTAGGGAAAAAGGTTCTACAAATTGGATGTGATCCAAAGCACGATAGCACTTTCACTTTGACTCACAAGATGGTGCCTACAGTTATCGACATTCTCGAAGAGGTAGATTTTCATAGCGAAGAATTGAGGCCAAACGATTTCATGTTTGAAGGCTTTAATGGCGTAATGTGTGTTGAAAGTGGAGGTCCTCCTGCTGGGACAGGGTGTGGGGGATATGTAACCGGTCAGACAGTTAAACTATTAAAAGAACATCATTTATTAGAAGATACTGACGTTGTTATTTTTGATGTCCTTGGAGACGTCGTTTGCGGAGGATTTGCAGCCCCATTGCAACATGCAAATTATTGTCTAATTGTCACTGCTAATGATTTCGATTCAATATTCGCTATGAATAGAATTGTTTCTGCAATTAAAGCAAAAGCAAAAAATTATAAAGTCAGATTAGGTGGGGTAGTTGCAAATAGATCAAAAGACACAGATCAAATTGATAAATTCAATGAAAGAACAGGTTTAAAAACTATGGCTCACTTTAAAGATGTCGACGCCATTAGAAGATCAAGACTGAAAAAATGCACAATTTTTGAAATGGAACCAACTGAAGATGTTATTGAAGTTCAAAATGAATATTTATCTCTTGCCAAAAATATGCTTGAAAACGTCGAACCCTTAGAAGGTAATCCACTTAAAGATAGAGAAATTTTTGATTTATTAGGATTTGATTAG
- a CDS encoding form I ribulose bisphosphate carboxylase large subunit, whose product MSKKYDAGVKEYRDTYWTPEYVPLDTDLLACFKCTGQEGVPREEVAAAVAAESSTGTWSTVWSELLTDLEFYKGRCYRIEDVPGDPEAFYAFIAYPLDLFEEGSITNVLTSLVGNVFGFKALRHLRLEDIRFPIAFIKTCGGPPNGIVVERDRLNKYGRPLLGCTIKPKLGLSGKNYGRVVYECLRGGLDLTKDDENINSQPFQRWRERFEFVAEAVKLAQRETGEVKGHYLNCTANTPEELYERAEFAKELDMPIIMHDYITGGFTANTGLANWCRKNGMLLHIHRAMHAVIDRHPKHGIHFRVLAKCLRLSGGDQLHTGTVVGKLEGDRQTTLGYIDNLRESFVPEDRSRGNFFDQDWGSMPGVFAVASGGIHVWHMPALLAIFGDDSCLQFGGGTHGHPWGSAAGAAANRVALEACVKARNAGREIEKESRDILMEAAKHSPELAIALETWKEIKFEFDTVDKLDVQG is encoded by the coding sequence ATGAGTAAGAAGTATGACGCAGGGGTAAAGGAGTACAGAGATACCTACTGGACTCCAGAATATGTTCCCCTAGACACCGATTTACTAGCCTGTTTCAAATGTACAGGTCAGGAAGGTGTTCCAAGAGAAGAAGTTGCAGCAGCTGTTGCCGCTGAATCTTCAACAGGTACTTGGTCAACAGTTTGGTCCGAGTTACTTACAGACTTAGAATTTTATAAAGGACGTTGTTATCGAATCGAAGACGTTCCTGGAGATCCTGAAGCTTTCTATGCTTTTATTGCATATCCTTTAGATCTTTTTGAAGAAGGCTCAATTACAAACGTATTAACATCTCTTGTAGGAAACGTTTTTGGATTTAAAGCTCTAAGACATCTACGTCTAGAAGATATTAGATTCCCAATTGCTTTCATTAAAACTTGCGGTGGTCCACCAAACGGAATCGTAGTTGAAAGAGATCGACTTAACAAATACGGAAGACCTCTTCTTGGTTGTACCATCAAACCTAAATTAGGATTATCTGGTAAAAACTATGGTCGAGTTGTATATGAATGTCTTAGAGGCGGTCTTGATTTAACGAAGGATGATGAGAATATAAATTCTCAACCATTCCAACGTTGGAGAGAAAGATTTGAGTTTGTTGCAGAAGCAGTTAAGCTTGCTCAGCGGGAAACTGGAGAAGTTAAAGGTCATTATCTAAATTGTACTGCTAACACTCCTGAAGAACTCTATGAAAGAGCTGAATTTGCGAAAGAGCTAGATATGCCAATCATCATGCATGATTATATAACTGGTGGTTTTACTGCAAATACTGGATTAGCTAATTGGTGTCGTAAAAATGGCATGCTTCTGCATATTCACAGAGCTATGCATGCTGTTATTGATAGACATCCAAAGCATGGTATTCACTTCAGAGTTCTTGCAAAATGTTTGAGACTTTCTGGAGGAGACCAATTACATACTGGAACCGTTGTTGGAAAACTAGAAGGTGATCGTCAAACAACTCTTGGTTATATTGACAACTTAAGAGAGTCATTTGTTCCTGAAGATAGATCAAGAGGTAACTTCTTTGATCAAGATTGGGGTTCAATGCCTGGAGTATTTGCAGTCGCATCAGGTGGTATCCACGTTTGGCATATGCCTGCACTTCTAGCGATCTTTGGGGATGATTCCTGCCTTCAGTTCGGTGGTGGAACACATGGTCACCCATGGGGTTCAGCTGCTGGAGCTGCAGCTAACAGAGTTGCATTAGAAGCTTGTGTAAAAGCTCGTAATGCTGGTCGCGAAATCGAAAAAGAGAGTAGAGACATTCTCATGGAAGCTGCTAAGCATAGTCCTGAATTAGCTATTGCTCTAGAAACTTGGAAGGAAATTAAGTTTGAGTTTGACACTGTCGACAAACTTGATGTTCAGGGTTAA
- a CDS encoding protochlorophyllide reductase, with the protein MSKNIKGLVLITGTTSGVGLNTLKPLLRFGWEVIAVNRSNKRAIKIADESLTKEEFKNVHFIEIDLSNLDDVRKGCDEILERFKKPINSLICNAAVYKPRLKKPERSAQGFENSMAVNHFGHFLMINLLMENILSSQREIVLNGKSTVFKPRITVLGTVTANYSELGGRIPIPAPADLGDLAGFKNGFLSPISMANGKKFKPGKAYKDSKLCNMVTVQELSKRYPAEKIIVNSLYPGCVADTKLFRDTPWLFRFLFPIFQKFITKGYVSQRQAGERVAQVATYKEFAKPSVHWSWGNRQKTGRKAFSQKLSKRIIDTKTSQQTYDLTSQLVGLN; encoded by the coding sequence GTGAGTAAGAACATTAAGGGTTTGGTCCTAATAACAGGAACAACTTCAGGAGTTGGATTAAATACTCTAAAACCTCTATTAAGATTTGGATGGGAGGTTATAGCAGTTAATCGATCAAATAAAAGAGCTATAAAAATAGCTGATGAATCCTTGACAAAAGAGGAATTTAAAAATGTTCACTTTATAGAAATAGATCTTTCTAACTTGGATGATGTGAGAAAAGGTTGCGATGAAATATTAGAAAGATTTAAGAAGCCAATAAATTCTCTTATTTGTAATGCAGCAGTTTATAAACCGAGACTAAAGAAACCTGAAAGGTCTGCTCAGGGGTTTGAAAACTCTATGGCAGTAAATCATTTTGGGCATTTTCTTATGATAAACCTACTTATGGAAAATATTTTATCTTCTCAAAGAGAAATTGTTTTAAATGGCAAATCAACTGTATTCAAGCCAAGAATTACAGTATTAGGAACTGTTACGGCTAATTATTCAGAACTTGGAGGAAGGATCCCCATTCCTGCCCCAGCTGATTTGGGAGATTTAGCAGGATTCAAAAATGGTTTTTTATCTCCCATAAGTATGGCGAATGGAAAGAAATTTAAACCTGGTAAGGCTTATAAGGATAGTAAACTTTGCAATATGGTGACTGTTCAGGAATTATCAAAAAGATATCCTGCAGAAAAGATTATTGTTAATTCTCTATATCCTGGATGTGTTGCTGATACAAAACTTTTTAGAGATACACCTTGGTTATTTAGATTCCTTTTCCCGATATTTCAAAAATTCATAACAAAAGGATATGTTTCACAAAGACAGGCAGGAGAGAGGGTAGCTCAAGTGGCAACTTATAAAGAATTTGCTAAACCATCAGTCCATTGGAGCTGGGGAAATCGTCAGAAAACTGGCAGAAAAGCTTTTTCTCAAAAATTGTCAAAAAGAATAATTGATACGAAGACCTCTCAACAAACTTATGATTTAACAAGCCAATTGGTTGGATTAAATTAA
- a CDS encoding ribulose bisphosphate carboxylase small subunit, producing the protein MPFQSTVSDYQTVATLETFGFLPPMTQEEIYDQIAYIIAQGWSPVIEHVHPSGCMQTYWSYWKLPFFGEKDLNLIVSELEACHRAYPDHHVRIIGYDAYTQSQGTAFVVFQGR; encoded by the coding sequence ATGCCTTTCCAGAGCACAGTAAGCGACTATCAAACAGTTGCAACCCTGGAAACATTCGGTTTTTTACCACCGATGACCCAGGAAGAAATATATGACCAAATTGCGTACATAATTGCTCAAGGTTGGAGTCCAGTTATTGAGCATGTTCATCCAAGTGGATGTATGCAAACTTATTGGTCTTATTGGAAACTCCCATTCTTTGGGGAAAAAGATCTTAACTTGATCGTGAGCGAATTAGAGGCATGCCATAGAGCATACCCTGATCATCATGTAAGAATCATCGGATACGATGCTTACACTCAAAGTCAAGGAACAGCTTTTGTAGTTTTCCAAGGACGTTAA
- a CDS encoding BMC domain-containing protein, whose translation MATETMGIALGMIETRGLVPAIEAADAMTKAAEVRLIGREFVGGGYVTVLVRGETGAVNAAVRAGADACERVGDGLVAAHIIARPHREVEPALGNGEFLGQKD comes from the coding sequence ATGGCTACAGAAACAATGGGTATCGCTCTCGGCATGATCGAGACACGCGGACTTGTACCTGCAATCGAAGCAGCAGACGCAATGACAAAGGCAGCAGAAGTTCGCCTTATTGGTCGTGAATTCGTTGGTGGCGGTTATGTCACAGTATTAGTTAGAGGCGAAACAGGAGCAGTTAACGCAGCTGTAAGAGCTGGTGCTGACGCTTGTGAAAGAGTTGGTGACGGTTTAGTTGCAGCTCACATTATTGCTCGTCCTCATAGAGAAGTTGAACCTGCTCTAGGTAACGGTGAATTTCTTGGTCAAAAGGACTAA
- the rdgB gene encoding RdgB/HAM1 family non-canonical purine NTP pyrophosphatase: MNLPVLTIASGNKNKVSEISEMLDVLSLRVEKQPEYLNVEETGNTYFENALLKAKAAALETKTWALADDSGLEVDVLDGRPGIYSARYAKNNDEKIKKLINELSESPYRSARFISCMVLCDPLGNLVKDTTGICWGEILKNPKYPNGEFESIFWVKEANCVYGELSQSQLNKLGSRGKAAKIMSPYLKKEIGLN; this comes from the coding sequence TTGAACCTTCCAGTTCTAACTATTGCGAGTGGCAACAAAAATAAAGTTTCTGAAATTTCGGAAATGCTTGATGTTTTGTCTTTAAGGGTTGAGAAGCAACCAGAATATTTAAATGTTGAAGAGACTGGAAACACATATTTTGAGAATGCACTTCTAAAAGCAAAAGCAGCTGCTTTAGAGACTAAAACTTGGGCATTAGCTGATGACTCGGGTCTTGAAGTAGATGTTTTAGATGGTCGGCCAGGAATTTATTCTGCTCGATATGCCAAAAATAATGATGAGAAAATTAAAAAATTAATTAATGAACTTTCTGAAAGCCCTTATAGGAGTGCAAGATTTATAAGTTGTATGGTTTTGTGCGATCCCTTAGGAAACTTAGTTAAAGATACAACAGGAATATGCTGGGGAGAAATTCTTAAGAACCCCAAATATCCAAATGGGGAATTCGAATCTATTTTTTGGGTAAAAGAGGCTAACTGTGTTTACGGTGAGCTCTCACAATCACAATTAAATAAATTAGGTAGTAGAGGTAAAGCTGCAAAAATTATGTCACCTTATCTAAAAAAAGAAATTGGTTTAAATTAA